A stretch of DNA from Rhodoluna sp. KAS3:
TACCCTAACAGCAACTTATGGTGCTGCGAACGGAACTATTAGCGCAACTGACACTGGCGACAACATCGATGTGAAGGCTAGCAAGGTCGTCACCGTCGGCGCTGCTCCTGTAGTTGCAACTGCTGCTGCTTCTGGTTCCACTGGCAAGTTCTTTGCATCAGTTACCAACGCAGCTGGCAAGAAGGTTGTTATCAAGGTTTCTGGCAAGTTCGTTACCAGCTTCACCGGTACCGCTGCTAAGAAGTCTGTTGCGATTGCTGCTCTAAAGGGCAACCGCACCGTAACCATCTACGTTGGTGGAACGCTTGTTCTAACCAAGTTGGTTACTATCAAGTAATTACCTGGCTCCACAGAAGACCCTCGGCTCGCAAGAGCCGAGGGTTTTCTCTTTGCCTCACTACCCTTGAACCATGGACAAGTATTCATACACCCAGCACCCACACGCATCACAGCGCGAGCATTTGCCAACCCACAGCCACATCCGTGGACTAAACAACCGAATTGGATTGTGGATCACGCAACGAGTGGGAAGTATGTGGGCGGCCTATGCCTTTGCGGCCTTGGCTCTAATCAGCCTGCCGGCAGCGGTTGCTACGGGTGATGTGCGAGTGATTGTTGACTGGATTGCCCAAACCTTTTTGCAGCTGGTTTTGGTATCGGTGATTATTGTTGGCCAGAACCAAATGAACCGTCAGGCTGAGATTAGAGCCGAGGCCACCTATAAAGACGCCACAGCGCTGCTTCACGAGGTAGAGCAGTTGCAGCAGCACCTTGCCCACCAAGACGCCCAGATAGAGCGCCTGCTGAAGGCTGTTGGCGCTAAGAGCTAGTTCGCTTGCTGAATCTTTGAGATAAGCCCCAAAGCGCGGCCCTGAGCAACTGCCTCTTGGCGGTTGTCGGTGTTCAGGCAGCGGTAGATCTTTACCGACTCTTGGCGCACGGTTGACTCGCTCAGCAATAGGCGGCGGGCAATCTCTGCGTTGGTTAGGCCCTCGGCCATAAACTCCAAAACCTTTACCTGGCGGGTGCTCATTTCTTCTACCGAAGGCTTGCCGCTAAATGTCTGAACGCGGCCTTCTTTGCTGGCGCGCTTTTCGTCTAGGTGGTAG
This window harbors:
- a CDS encoding DUF1003 domain-containing protein → MDKYSYTQHPHASQREHLPTHSHIRGLNNRIGLWITQRVGSMWAAYAFAALALISLPAAVATGDVRVIVDWIAQTFLQLVLVSVIIVGQNQMNRQAEIRAEATYKDATALLHEVEQLQQHLAHQDAQIERLLKAVGAKS